The following coding sequences are from one Tolumonas lignilytica window:
- a CDS encoding carboxymuconolactone decarboxylase family protein gives MANMALSDRQKSLFTIAALATKGDLDALRESLRVGLDAGLTISEINEILIQLYAYTGFPRSLNAINTFMSVLDARKIQGIQDVIGQAPHPFPAHKNKFKLGCENQNRLMGAAHPAMPALNFVPIMDIFIKEHLFADIWGRDNLDFQSRELVTIAALACLGGVDLQLFTHLKIGLENDLTPELLAELVVVLSAQVGKEEADNMGQLLTRLYKVFHGEHLAPPQTDTHQSH, from the coding sequence ATGGCTAACATGGCTCTGAGCGATAGACAGAAATCGCTATTTACGATTGCGGCACTGGCCACGAAAGGGGATCTGGATGCATTGCGGGAGAGTCTGCGAGTCGGGCTGGATGCTGGCCTGACTATCAGTGAAATCAATGAAATTCTCATTCAACTGTATGCATACACCGGGTTTCCTCGCAGTTTGAATGCGATTAATACGTTTATGTCCGTATTGGATGCCCGCAAGATACAGGGTATTCAGGATGTCATCGGGCAAGCACCGCATCCATTTCCTGCTCATAAAAATAAATTTAAACTCGGTTGTGAGAATCAAAACCGATTAATGGGCGCGGCGCATCCGGCAATGCCTGCCTTAAATTTTGTTCCAATCATGGATATTTTCATTAAAGAACATCTGTTTGCAGACATCTGGGGGCGTGATAATCTTGATTTTCAATCACGTGAGCTGGTCACGATTGCGGCATTGGCGTGTTTAGGCGGTGTGGATTTACAACTCTTCACTCATCTGAAAATCGGGTTGGAGAATGATCTTACGCCTGAGTTACTCGCTGAACTAGTTGTGGTTTTATCGGCACAAGTTGGAAAAGAGGAAGCTGATAATATGGGTCAGCTTCTAACGCGTCTTTATAAGGTTTTTCATGGCGAACATTTGGCTCCACCGCAAACAGACACTCATCAAAGCCATTA